A part of Cotesia glomerata isolate CgM1 linkage group LG4, MPM_Cglom_v2.3, whole genome shotgun sequence genomic DNA contains:
- the LOC123263262 gene encoding neuronal acetylcholine receptor subunit alpha-2-like, with protein sequence MSLVQYIFILTFFNHFLMHVINGQSWSKSCNLVEEKSPYLRLKRHLLCDYDPSVRPTINFRNRTDLSIVVVPKLMDFNEFTNVMKLHTWMYIAWKDPHLQWKPEEFDGVDSLYVMSHEIWTPDITIVNAGFGEQEIGIPLTSCILSKDGRVACVPIVCYSTRCHRDHTYWPFDQQHCSFEYASWSYNTEEIYLSKDSFRLQMIHFVPNAEWKINNFKVEPVQKKSKYTSQLYLAAVSINFNVERVNSMLRRMFITPIIVVMMMTLATMWFDSASKERLIIACINFIIHFLCLSHLHWRLSAAVIPNILIFYHSSMILATSALILTCIFRKLVILKTSPPTWVSSTILTVLVNKYGQVLLSLIFDLKASAKILEDGDDSNDLINSEFSKTTTWNDVIVLLNWIILICFVFIYIIMCVVFIHIP encoded by the exons ATGTCATTAgttcaatatattttcattttgacattttttaaccattttttGATGCATGTAATTAATGGTCAATCATGGTCAAAATCTTGCAATTTAGTTGAAGAAAAGTCACCATATTTACGTCTCAAAAGACATCTTTTATGTGATTATGATCCAAGTGTTCGTCCAACCATTAATTTCCGCAATAGAACAGATCTATCAATAGTAGTTGTTCCAAAACTTATGGACTTT AATGAATTTACAAATGTTATGAAGCTGCATACTTGGATGTACATT gCATGGAAAGATCCTCATTTGCAGTGGAAGCCTGAGGAATTTGACGGAGTTGATTCTCTCTATGTTATGAGTCATGAAATTTGGACACCTGACATTACTATTGTCAATGC AGGATTTGGCGAGCAAGAAATTGGTATTCCCCTTACGAGTTGCATTCTTTCGAAAGATGGAAGAGTGGCTTGTGTTCCAATAGTTTGCTATTCAACGAGGTGTCATAGAGATCATACATATTGGCCGTTTGATCAACAACATTGTAGTTTTGAGTATGCTTCATGGTCTTACAATACtgaagaaatatatttaagtaaAGATAGTTTTCGACTGCAAATGATTCATTTTGTACCTAATGCAGAATggaaaatcaataatttcaaagttgaaccagtacaaaaaaaatctaaatacaCGTCGCAATTATATTTGGCCGCtgtttctataaattttaatgtagaACGTGTAAATAGTATGTTAAGACGAATGTTTATTACACCAATAATAG TGGTTATGATGATGACATTAGCAACTATGTGGTTTGACTCAGCATCAAAAGAACGACTCATAATTGCgtgtattaattttataatacattttttatgtctgTCACATCTTCATTGGAGATTGTCCGCTGCAGTCATCCCTAATAtcc taattttttatcacagtTCAATGATATTGGCGACGAGTGCCCTAATTTTGACGTGTATATTTAGGAAATTGGtcattttaaaaacgtcaCCACCAACGTGGGTTTCTTCTACGATTTTGACagttttagtaaataaatatggtCAGGTATTACTATCACTTATATTCGATTTGAAAGCATCAGCGAAAATTTTAGAAGACGGTGATGATAGTAATGATCTTATTAATTCCGAGTTTTCAAAAACAACCACCTGGAATGATGTCATTGTTCTTTTAAACTGGATTATATTAATCTGTTTTgtctttatttatattattatgtgTGTAGTATTTATTCATATTCCATAg
- the LOC123262612 gene encoding neuronal acetylcholine receptor subunit alpha-9-like, translating to MYKILILILSVVIENAKCFESTCKDIESKSVDLRLRRHLFCDYDPTLRPQISAHSVLNIDVNLIPKFIEFDDVTSSINFHSWLMLTWDDVHLNWNPDEFDGITLHHVKSTDIWVPDFTVFNSGDLGLDQSSMPLTDCILSQNGTIQCVVSRVFTSHCPADFSDWPYDNHNCTLHFGSWLYFTDELNYYFTKDSIVMDEFVRNNEWEVKLGNISKSLELYGSNVDSMIFLNIEIQRNSSRGILIYITPAIILTILTLTALYLDVCSIERTILMSTNFISHLFCIFDLHWYIPTNNAIGSPKIVIFYEASLIITAFTFILTILLRKIYTVTIPAPQLIFCTVEFIYNCPIVKYLKAKTPDKSEENNLNDTDNQNEQMKNKNTLWMECVNLIEWLALVSVIITYGILFIVLTPASPRNQIEHYIF from the exons ATGtataaaatacttattttaataCTATCAGTAGTTATTGAAAATGCAAAATGTTTTGAATCTACGTGTAAAGATATTGAAAGTAAGTCAGTGGACTTAAGATTAAGAAGACATTTGTTTTGCGATTATGATCCGACTCTACGGCCTCAAATCAGTGCACACAGCGTTTTGAATATCGATGTTAATCTTATtccaaaatttattgaattt GATGATGTCACAAGtagtattaattttcattcatgGCTAATGCTA acttgGGATGACGTTCACTTGAATTGGAATCCAGACGAGTTTGATGGTATTACTCTTCACCATGTAAAAAGTACCGATATTTGGGTTCCTGATTTCACCGTTTTCAATTC aGGAGATTTGGGTCTAGATCAAAGTAGTATGCCGTTGACTGACTGCATTTTGTCTCAAAACGGTACAATTCAATGTGTAGTTTCAAGAGTCTTCACATCTCATTGTCCTGCTGATTTTTCTGATTGGCCTTATGATAATCATAATTGTACTTTACACTTTGGATCTTGGTTATACTTCACTGATGAACTTAATTATTACTTCACTAAAGATTCG ATTGTAATGGATGAATTTGTGCGGAATAATGAGTGGGAAGTAAAATTAGGTAACATCTCTAAATCATTGGAATTATATGGGTCCAATGTTGAttcaatgatatttttaaatattgaaattcagAGGAATTCATCCAgaggaattttaatttatataacaccagcaattattttaacaattttaactTTGACAGCTTTATATCTTGATGTTTGTTCGATAGAACGAACTATTTTGATGAGTACCAATTTTATCAGTCatctattttgtatttttgacTTACATTGGTACATACCAACAAATAACGCTATTGGATCACCAAAAATAG ttattttttatgaagcaTCCTTGATAATCACTGCATTCACATTCATTCTAACTATTTTATTGCGTAAAATTTATACAGTCACAATTCCGGCGccccaattaattttttgtaccgttgaattcatttataattgtccaatagttaaatatttgaaagctAAAACTCCAGACAAATCAGaagaaaataacttaaatGACACTGATAATCAAAAtgaacaaatgaaaaataaaaatactttgtgGATGGAATGcgtaaatttaatagaatGGCTAGCTTTGGTTTCTGTAATTATAACATATGGTATTTTATTCATCGTTCTCACTCCTGCTTCGCCACGCAATCAAATTGaacattatatattttaa
- the LOC123262611 gene encoding alpha-actinin, sarcomeric isoform X1: protein MNDMEAYGDGYMEPEEEWEREGLLDPAWEKQQKKTFTAWCNSHLRKAGTSIDSIEDDFRNGLKLMLLLEVISGETLPRPDRGKMRFHKIANVNKALDYIASKGVKLVSIGAEEIVDGNLKMTLGMIWTIILRFAIQDISVEEMTAKEGLLLWCQRKTAPYKNVNVQNFHLSFKDGLAFCALIHRHRPDLIDYNRLSKDNPLENLNTAFDVAEKYLDIPRMLDPDDLINTPKPDERAIMTYVSCYYHAFQGAQQAETAANRICKVLKVNQENERLMEEYERLASDLLEWIRRTMPWLASRQTDNSLAGCQKKLEEYRTYRRKHKPPRVEQKAKLETNFNTLQTKLRLSNRPAYMPTEGKMVSDINKAWKGLELAEKAFEEWLLSEMMRLERLEHLAQKFKHKADAHEEWTTGKEEMLTSQHFRQCKLNELKALKKKHEAFESDLAAHQDRVEQIAAIAQELNTLEYHDSASVNSRCQRICDQWDRLGTLTQRRRQALDEAERILEKIDVLHLEFAKRAAPFNNWLDGTREDLVDMFIVHTMEEIQGLMDAHAAFKATLGEADKEYNSIVGLVREVESIVKQFQIPGGLENPYTTLTALDLTKKWSDVRQLVPQRDGTLQAELRKQQNNELLRRQFAEKANAVGPWIERQLDAVTAIGLGLQGTLEDQLHRLKEYEQAVYQYKAHLEELEKIHQAVQEGMIFENRYTQYTMETLRVGWEQLLTSINRNINEVENQILTRDSKGITQEQLNEFRSSFNHFDKNRTGRLAPEEFKSCLVSLGYSIGKDRQGDIDFQRILAIVDPNSSGYVQFDAFLDFMTRESTDTDTAEQVIDSFRILAGDKPYILADELRRELPPDQAEYCIQRMPPYKGPNAQPGALDYRSFSTALYGESDL, encoded by the exons ATGAACGATATGGAAGCGTATGGTGATGGATACATGGAGCCCGAGGAAGAGTGGGAACGAGAAGGATTACTTGATCCTGCTTGGGAAAAACAACAGAAAAAA ACATTCACAGCATGGTGCAATTCGCATCTTCGAAAAGCTGGTACTTCGATAGATTCAATCGAAGACGATTTCAGGAATGGATTAAAACTTATGTTGTTATTAGAAGTAATTTCGGGTGAGACATTACCGAGACCTGATCGTGGAAAAATGCGCTTCCATAAAATAGCCAACGTAAATAAAGCCTTAGACTATATTGCTAGTAAAGGCGTTAAGTTAGTTTCCATTGGAGCAGAAg AAATCGTCGATGGAAATTTAAAGATGACTTTGGGTATGATTTGGACAATAATTCTTCGCTTTGCTATTCAGGATATTTCTGTGGAAGAAATGACCGCAAAGGAAGGTCTACTATTATGGTGTCAGCGAAAAACAGCGCCTTACAAAAACGTTAATGTTCAAAACTTCCATTTATCCTTCAAAGATGGTCTCGCTTTTTGCGCTCTTATTCATCGTCATCGTCCAGATCTTATTGATTATAATCGTTTGAGTAAAGATAATCCATTAGAGAATCTCAATACAGCGTTCGATGTTGCTGAGAAGTATCTTGATATTCCACGCATGTTGGATCCAGATG ATTTAATCAACACTCCTAAACCGGACGAAAGAGCCATCATGACCTACGTGTCTTGTTACTACCACGCTTTTCAAGGTGCTCAGCAG gcgGAGACTGCAGCAAACAGGATTTGCAAAGTTTTGAAAgtaaatcaagaaaatgaaCGTTTAATGGAAGAGTACGAACGATTGGCTTCCGATCTTTTAGAATGGATCCGACGAACTATGCCTTGGTTAGCTAGTCGACAAACTGATAATTCTCTCGCTGGTTGTCAAAAAAAACTCGAAGAGTACAGAACTTATCGTCGTAAACACAAGCCTCCTCGTGTTGAACAAAAAGCTAAACTCGAAACGAACTTCAACACACTTCAGACTAAGCTTCGGCTTAGCAATCGACCAGCTTACATGCCTACTGAAGGCAAAATGGTTTCTGACATTAATAAAGCTTGGAAAGGTCTTGAGTTAGCTGAAAAAGCTTTTGAAGAATGGCTTCTATCTGAAATGATGCGTCTTGAACGTTTAGAGCATTTAGCACAGAAGTTTAAGCATAAAGCTGATGCACATGAAGAATGGACTACAGGTAAAGAGGAGATGTTAACGTCTCAGCATTTCCGTCAATGTAAGCTCAATGAACTCAAGGCTTTGAAGAAAAAACATGAGGCTTTTGAATCTGATTTGGCTGCACATCAAGATCGTGTAGAACAAATCGCAGCAATTGCTCAAGAACTCaa cacATTAGAATACCATGACAGCGCTTCCGTAAATAGTAGGTGCCAACGTATCTGTGATCAATGGGATCGTTTAGGAACTCTGACGCAGCGTAGACGTCAAGCCCTTGACGAAGCTGAACGTattcttgaaaaaattgacgtaCTTCATTTAGAATTCGCTAAACGTGCCGCT ccaTTCAATAATTGGCTAGATGGAACGAGGGAAGATTTAGTTGACATGTTTATCGTTCATACAATGGAAGAAATTCAAGGTCTAATGGATGCCCATGCGGCATTCAAAGCTACTCTTGGTGAAGCCGATAAAGAATACAACTCGATTGTAGGCCTAGTTCGTGAAGTTGAATCTATTGTCAAACAATTCCAGATTCCTGGTGGACTTGAGAATCCATACACTACTCTTACAGCTTTGGATCTTACGAAAAAATGGAGTGACGTAAGGCAATTGGTACCACAACGCGATGGTACACTTCAAGCAGAATTGCGTAAACAACAAAACAACGAACTCCTCCGCAGGCAATTTGCTGAAAAAGCCAATGCTGTTGGACCATGGATCGAACGACAACTTGATGCAGTTACTGCTATTGGTCTTGGACTTCAAGGTACACTTGAAGATCAATTGCATCGTCTTAAAGAATATGAACAAGCAGTTTATCAATACAAAGCACATCTTGaagaacttgaaaaaattcatcaagcTGTTCAAGAAGGTATGATCTTCGAAAATCGCTACACTCAATATACCATGGAAACATTACGTGTTGGATGGGAACAGCTTTTGACCTCTATTAATCGTAATATCAATGAAGTTGAAAATCAAATTCTAACTCGTGACTCCAAAGGTATTACACAAGAACAATTGAATGAATTCCGCAGTAGTTTCAATCATTTCGATAAGAATCGAACCGGTCGATTGGCTCCTGAAGAATTTAAATCGTGCCTTGTATCACTTGGCTATTCAATTGGTAAAGATCGTCAAGGTGACATTGACTTCCAACGTATTCTTGCAATTGTTGACCCTAATAGTTCAGGATACGTACAATTTGATGCCTTCCTCGATTTTATGACACGCGAATCTACAGATACTGATACTGCTGAACAGGTTATTGACAGCTTCCGTATACTT
- the LOC123262611 gene encoding alpha-actinin, sarcomeric isoform X3: MNDMEAYGDGYMEPEEEWEREGLLDPAWEKQQKKTFTAWCNSHLRKAGTSIDSIEDDFRNGLKLMLLLEVISGETLPRPDRGKMRFHKIANVNKALDYIASKGVKLVSIGAEEIVDGNLKMTLGMIWTIILRFAIQDISVEEMTAKEGLLLWCQRKTAPYKNVNVQNFHLSFKDGLAFCALIHRHRPDLIDYNRLSKDNPLENLNTAFDVAEKYLDIPRMLDPDDLINTPKPDERAIMTYVSCYYHAFQGAQQVNMRTTAMPDERAVMTYVSSYYHCFSGAQKAETAANRICKVLKVNQENERLMEEYERLASDLLEWIRRTMPWLASRQTDNSLAGCQKKLEEYRTYRRKHKPPRVEQKAKLETNFNTLQTKLRLSNRPAYMPTEGKMVSDINKAWKGLELAEKAFEEWLLSEMMRLERLEHLAQKFKHKADAHEEWTTGKEEMLTSQHFRQCKLNELKALKKKHEAFESDLAAHQDRVEQIAAIAQELNTLEYHDSASVNSRCQRICDQWDRLGTLTQRRRQALDEAERILEKIDVLHLEFAKRAAPFNNWLDGTREDLVDMFIVHTMEEIQGLMDAHAAFKATLGEADKEYNSIVGLVREVESIVKQFQIPGGLENPYTTLTALDLTKKWSDVRQLVPQRDGTLQAELRKQQNNELLRRQFAEKANAVGPWIERQLDAVTAIGLGLQGTLEDQLHRLKEYEQAVYQYKAHLEELEKIHQAVQEGMIFENRYTQYTMETLRVGWEQLLTSINRNINEVENQILTRDSKGITQEQLNEFRSSFNHFDKNRTGRLAPEEFKSCLVSLGYSIGKDRQGDIDFQRILAIVDPNSSGYVQFDAFLDFMTRESTDTDTAEQVIDSFRILAGDKPYILADELRRELPPDQAEYCIQRMPPYKGPNAQPGALDYRSFSTALYGESDL; the protein is encoded by the exons ATGAACGATATGGAAGCGTATGGTGATGGATACATGGAGCCCGAGGAAGAGTGGGAACGAGAAGGATTACTTGATCCTGCTTGGGAAAAACAACAGAAAAAA ACATTCACAGCATGGTGCAATTCGCATCTTCGAAAAGCTGGTACTTCGATAGATTCAATCGAAGACGATTTCAGGAATGGATTAAAACTTATGTTGTTATTAGAAGTAATTTCGGGTGAGACATTACCGAGACCTGATCGTGGAAAAATGCGCTTCCATAAAATAGCCAACGTAAATAAAGCCTTAGACTATATTGCTAGTAAAGGCGTTAAGTTAGTTTCCATTGGAGCAGAAg AAATCGTCGATGGAAATTTAAAGATGACTTTGGGTATGATTTGGACAATAATTCTTCGCTTTGCTATTCAGGATATTTCTGTGGAAGAAATGACCGCAAAGGAAGGTCTACTATTATGGTGTCAGCGAAAAACAGCGCCTTACAAAAACGTTAATGTTCAAAACTTCCATTTATCCTTCAAAGATGGTCTCGCTTTTTGCGCTCTTATTCATCGTCATCGTCCAGATCTTATTGATTATAATCGTTTGAGTAAAGATAATCCATTAGAGAATCTCAATACAGCGTTCGATGTTGCTGAGAAGTATCTTGATATTCCACGCATGTTGGATCCAGATG ATTTAATCAACACTCCTAAACCGGACGAAAGAGCCATCATGACCTACGTGTCTTGTTACTACCACGCTTTTCAAGGTGCTCAGCAGGTCA acatgcGAACTACGGCAATGCCTGATGAGAGAGCTGTGATGACCTATGTTTCCTCATACTACCATTGTTTCAGTGGAGCACAAAAG gcgGAGACTGCAGCAAACAGGATTTGCAAAGTTTTGAAAgtaaatcaagaaaatgaaCGTTTAATGGAAGAGTACGAACGATTGGCTTCCGATCTTTTAGAATGGATCCGACGAACTATGCCTTGGTTAGCTAGTCGACAAACTGATAATTCTCTCGCTGGTTGTCAAAAAAAACTCGAAGAGTACAGAACTTATCGTCGTAAACACAAGCCTCCTCGTGTTGAACAAAAAGCTAAACTCGAAACGAACTTCAACACACTTCAGACTAAGCTTCGGCTTAGCAATCGACCAGCTTACATGCCTACTGAAGGCAAAATGGTTTCTGACATTAATAAAGCTTGGAAAGGTCTTGAGTTAGCTGAAAAAGCTTTTGAAGAATGGCTTCTATCTGAAATGATGCGTCTTGAACGTTTAGAGCATTTAGCACAGAAGTTTAAGCATAAAGCTGATGCACATGAAGAATGGACTACAGGTAAAGAGGAGATGTTAACGTCTCAGCATTTCCGTCAATGTAAGCTCAATGAACTCAAGGCTTTGAAGAAAAAACATGAGGCTTTTGAATCTGATTTGGCTGCACATCAAGATCGTGTAGAACAAATCGCAGCAATTGCTCAAGAACTCaa cacATTAGAATACCATGACAGCGCTTCCGTAAATAGTAGGTGCCAACGTATCTGTGATCAATGGGATCGTTTAGGAACTCTGACGCAGCGTAGACGTCAAGCCCTTGACGAAGCTGAACGTattcttgaaaaaattgacgtaCTTCATTTAGAATTCGCTAAACGTGCCGCT ccaTTCAATAATTGGCTAGATGGAACGAGGGAAGATTTAGTTGACATGTTTATCGTTCATACAATGGAAGAAATTCAAGGTCTAATGGATGCCCATGCGGCATTCAAAGCTACTCTTGGTGAAGCCGATAAAGAATACAACTCGATTGTAGGCCTAGTTCGTGAAGTTGAATCTATTGTCAAACAATTCCAGATTCCTGGTGGACTTGAGAATCCATACACTACTCTTACAGCTTTGGATCTTACGAAAAAATGGAGTGACGTAAGGCAATTGGTACCACAACGCGATGGTACACTTCAAGCAGAATTGCGTAAACAACAAAACAACGAACTCCTCCGCAGGCAATTTGCTGAAAAAGCCAATGCTGTTGGACCATGGATCGAACGACAACTTGATGCAGTTACTGCTATTGGTCTTGGACTTCAAGGTACACTTGAAGATCAATTGCATCGTCTTAAAGAATATGAACAAGCAGTTTATCAATACAAAGCACATCTTGaagaacttgaaaaaattcatcaagcTGTTCAAGAAGGTATGATCTTCGAAAATCGCTACACTCAATATACCATGGAAACATTACGTGTTGGATGGGAACAGCTTTTGACCTCTATTAATCGTAATATCAATGAAGTTGAAAATCAAATTCTAACTCGTGACTCCAAAGGTATTACACAAGAACAATTGAATGAATTCCGCAGTAGTTTCAATCATTTCGATAAGAATCGAACCGGTCGATTGGCTCCTGAAGAATTTAAATCGTGCCTTGTATCACTTGGCTATTCAATTGGTAAAGATCGTCAAGGTGACATTGACTTCCAACGTATTCTTGCAATTGTTGACCCTAATAGTTCAGGATACGTACAATTTGATGCCTTCCTCGATTTTATGACACGCGAATCTACAGATACTGATACTGCTGAACAGGTTATTGACAGCTTCCGTATACTT
- the LOC123262611 gene encoding alpha-actinin, sarcomeric isoform X2, with protein MNDMEAYGDGYMEPEEEWEREGLLDPAWEKQQKKTFTAWCNSHLRKAGTSIDSIEDDFRNGLKLMLLLEVISGETLPRPDRGKMRFHKIANVNKALDYIASKGVKLVSIGAEEIVDGNLKMTLGMIWTIILRFAIQDISVEEMTAKEGLLLWCQRKTAPYKNVNVQNFHLSFKDGLAFCALIHRHRPDLIDYNRLSKDNPLENLNTAFDVAEKYLDIPRMLDPDDMRTTAMPDERAVMTYVSSYYHCFSGAQKAETAANRICKVLKVNQENERLMEEYERLASDLLEWIRRTMPWLASRQTDNSLAGCQKKLEEYRTYRRKHKPPRVEQKAKLETNFNTLQTKLRLSNRPAYMPTEGKMVSDINKAWKGLELAEKAFEEWLLSEMMRLERLEHLAQKFKHKADAHEEWTTGKEEMLTSQHFRQCKLNELKALKKKHEAFESDLAAHQDRVEQIAAIAQELNTLEYHDSASVNSRCQRICDQWDRLGTLTQRRRQALDEAERILEKIDVLHLEFAKRAAPFNNWLDGTREDLVDMFIVHTMEEIQGLMDAHAAFKATLGEADKEYNSIVGLVREVESIVKQFQIPGGLENPYTTLTALDLTKKWSDVRQLVPQRDGTLQAELRKQQNNELLRRQFAEKANAVGPWIERQLDAVTAIGLGLQGTLEDQLHRLKEYEQAVYQYKAHLEELEKIHQAVQEGMIFENRYTQYTMETLRVGWEQLLTSINRNINEVENQILTRDSKGITQEQLNEFRSSFNHFDKNRTGRLAPEEFKSCLVSLGYSIGKDRQGDIDFQRILAIVDPNSSGYVQFDAFLDFMTRESTDTDTAEQVIDSFRILAGDKPYILADELRRELPPDQAEYCIQRMPPYKGPNAQPGALDYRSFSTALYGESDL; from the exons ATGAACGATATGGAAGCGTATGGTGATGGATACATGGAGCCCGAGGAAGAGTGGGAACGAGAAGGATTACTTGATCCTGCTTGGGAAAAACAACAGAAAAAA ACATTCACAGCATGGTGCAATTCGCATCTTCGAAAAGCTGGTACTTCGATAGATTCAATCGAAGACGATTTCAGGAATGGATTAAAACTTATGTTGTTATTAGAAGTAATTTCGGGTGAGACATTACCGAGACCTGATCGTGGAAAAATGCGCTTCCATAAAATAGCCAACGTAAATAAAGCCTTAGACTATATTGCTAGTAAAGGCGTTAAGTTAGTTTCCATTGGAGCAGAAg AAATCGTCGATGGAAATTTAAAGATGACTTTGGGTATGATTTGGACAATAATTCTTCGCTTTGCTATTCAGGATATTTCTGTGGAAGAAATGACCGCAAAGGAAGGTCTACTATTATGGTGTCAGCGAAAAACAGCGCCTTACAAAAACGTTAATGTTCAAAACTTCCATTTATCCTTCAAAGATGGTCTCGCTTTTTGCGCTCTTATTCATCGTCATCGTCCAGATCTTATTGATTATAATCGTTTGAGTAAAGATAATCCATTAGAGAATCTCAATACAGCGTTCGATGTTGCTGAGAAGTATCTTGATATTCCACGCATGTTGGATCCAGATG acatgcGAACTACGGCAATGCCTGATGAGAGAGCTGTGATGACCTATGTTTCCTCATACTACCATTGTTTCAGTGGAGCACAAAAG gcgGAGACTGCAGCAAACAGGATTTGCAAAGTTTTGAAAgtaaatcaagaaaatgaaCGTTTAATGGAAGAGTACGAACGATTGGCTTCCGATCTTTTAGAATGGATCCGACGAACTATGCCTTGGTTAGCTAGTCGACAAACTGATAATTCTCTCGCTGGTTGTCAAAAAAAACTCGAAGAGTACAGAACTTATCGTCGTAAACACAAGCCTCCTCGTGTTGAACAAAAAGCTAAACTCGAAACGAACTTCAACACACTTCAGACTAAGCTTCGGCTTAGCAATCGACCAGCTTACATGCCTACTGAAGGCAAAATGGTTTCTGACATTAATAAAGCTTGGAAAGGTCTTGAGTTAGCTGAAAAAGCTTTTGAAGAATGGCTTCTATCTGAAATGATGCGTCTTGAACGTTTAGAGCATTTAGCACAGAAGTTTAAGCATAAAGCTGATGCACATGAAGAATGGACTACAGGTAAAGAGGAGATGTTAACGTCTCAGCATTTCCGTCAATGTAAGCTCAATGAACTCAAGGCTTTGAAGAAAAAACATGAGGCTTTTGAATCTGATTTGGCTGCACATCAAGATCGTGTAGAACAAATCGCAGCAATTGCTCAAGAACTCaa cacATTAGAATACCATGACAGCGCTTCCGTAAATAGTAGGTGCCAACGTATCTGTGATCAATGGGATCGTTTAGGAACTCTGACGCAGCGTAGACGTCAAGCCCTTGACGAAGCTGAACGTattcttgaaaaaattgacgtaCTTCATTTAGAATTCGCTAAACGTGCCGCT ccaTTCAATAATTGGCTAGATGGAACGAGGGAAGATTTAGTTGACATGTTTATCGTTCATACAATGGAAGAAATTCAAGGTCTAATGGATGCCCATGCGGCATTCAAAGCTACTCTTGGTGAAGCCGATAAAGAATACAACTCGATTGTAGGCCTAGTTCGTGAAGTTGAATCTATTGTCAAACAATTCCAGATTCCTGGTGGACTTGAGAATCCATACACTACTCTTACAGCTTTGGATCTTACGAAAAAATGGAGTGACGTAAGGCAATTGGTACCACAACGCGATGGTACACTTCAAGCAGAATTGCGTAAACAACAAAACAACGAACTCCTCCGCAGGCAATTTGCTGAAAAAGCCAATGCTGTTGGACCATGGATCGAACGACAACTTGATGCAGTTACTGCTATTGGTCTTGGACTTCAAGGTACACTTGAAGATCAATTGCATCGTCTTAAAGAATATGAACAAGCAGTTTATCAATACAAAGCACATCTTGaagaacttgaaaaaattcatcaagcTGTTCAAGAAGGTATGATCTTCGAAAATCGCTACACTCAATATACCATGGAAACATTACGTGTTGGATGGGAACAGCTTTTGACCTCTATTAATCGTAATATCAATGAAGTTGAAAATCAAATTCTAACTCGTGACTCCAAAGGTATTACACAAGAACAATTGAATGAATTCCGCAGTAGTTTCAATCATTTCGATAAGAATCGAACCGGTCGATTGGCTCCTGAAGAATTTAAATCGTGCCTTGTATCACTTGGCTATTCAATTGGTAAAGATCGTCAAGGTGACATTGACTTCCAACGTATTCTTGCAATTGTTGACCCTAATAGTTCAGGATACGTACAATTTGATGCCTTCCTCGATTTTATGACACGCGAATCTACAGATACTGATACTGCTGAACAGGTTATTGACAGCTTCCGTATACTT